A section of the Streptomyces sp. V3I8 genome encodes:
- a CDS encoding DUF4126 domain-containing protein produces MSVLPLVFTSGWASGVNAYAVVLLLGLFGATGLTDEVPGSLQRPEVLVAAGVLFVCEAFADKIPYVDSVWDTVHTVVRPVSGAVVGALLAGQSGSLSELAAGAVGGSSALASHTVKAGTRMAINTSPEPFSNVVMSTAEDLGVAGILTFAMFHPGAAAVVAGVLLLTGLLALFFLVSRIRRFLRRRARRREERRLARRAGPPPG; encoded by the coding sequence GTGTCCGTACTCCCCCTGGTGTTCACCAGCGGCTGGGCCAGCGGTGTCAACGCGTACGCGGTGGTGCTGCTCCTCGGCCTCTTCGGCGCGACCGGGCTCACCGACGAGGTGCCCGGGTCGCTACAGCGCCCCGAGGTCCTCGTCGCGGCGGGCGTCCTGTTCGTCTGCGAGGCCTTCGCCGACAAGATCCCGTACGTGGACTCGGTGTGGGACACCGTCCACACCGTGGTCCGGCCGGTGTCGGGGGCCGTCGTCGGGGCGCTGCTGGCCGGACAGAGCGGTTCGCTGTCCGAGCTGGCCGCCGGGGCGGTCGGCGGCTCGTCCGCCCTGGCCAGCCATACCGTCAAGGCCGGCACGCGGATGGCGATCAACACTTCGCCCGAGCCCTTCAGCAACGTCGTGATGAGTACCGCCGAGGATCTCGGGGTCGCCGGGATCCTGACCTTCGCGATGTTCCACCCCGGGGCCGCGGCCGTCGTCGCGGGCGTCCTGCTGCTGACGGGACTGCTGGCGCTCTTTTTCCTCGTCTCGCGGATCAGGCGGTTCCTGCGCCGCAGGGCCCGGCGCCGCGAGGAGCGACGGCTCGCGCGCCGGGCCGGGCCGCCGCCCGGCTGA